The DNA window GAGCTCGACAGGCCCGAAGGCGAAGCGCTCAATACTAGGGAAGTGCTTCTCAATCTCGGCCCGCAGCACCCCAGCACTCACGGGGTTCTTCGGCTCGTCCTCGAACTGGACGGCGAGCTTGTCGAGCGCGTGGACCCGCATATCGGCTACCTCCACCGCGGTACCGAAAAACTAGCGGAGAGCTTCACCTATACGCAGATATTCCCGCTGACGGACCGGCTCGACTATCTCTGCCCGCCTTCGAACAACCTGGCCTTCGCGCTGGCGGTGGAGAAACTCCTCGGCATAGAAGCACCGCTGCGGGCGCAGTATATCCGCGTGATGATGGCCGAGCTGGCGCGGATTTCCGGCCATCTCCTGATCACCGGCGCGTTGCCGATGGACCTGGGCGCCATGACTGCGCTCCTTTACGCCATGCGCGAGCGCGAAATGATCATGGACCTGATGGAGATGATTACTGGTGCGCGCATGCACACCTCGTTCTGCAGGGTTGGCGGGGTGCGCGAAGACCTGCCGGACGGTTTCCTTCCTAAGATCAGGGAGTTCTGCGACATCTTCCCGAGCCGGATCCGCGACTATGAGCGATTGCTCGAAGATAACAGGGTGTTCCTCAAGCGCACGAAAGGCGTGGGCGTGATCTCCGGCGACGACGCCGTCGATCTCGGCCTGAGCGGCCCGAACCTACGTGCTTCCGGAGTCGACTGGGACATCCGTCGCGACGAACCCTACGAAATTTATGACCGGCTCGATTTCAACGTCATCACCCGCAAGGAGGGCGATTGCTACGCGCGCTGGCAATGCCGGGTCGACGAGATGCGCGAAAGCATGAAGATTATCGAACAATGCATCGAGCAGATGCCCGAAGGGCGGTTCCTGATCGACATGCCGACCATCGCCTTCCCGCTGGACAAGGATCGGGTGCACTGCTCGATGGAGGCGCTCATCCAGCATTTCGACCTGTCGGCCTACGGCTTCAACGTGCCGAAGGGCGAGGTCTATTCGGCGATCGAGGCGCCAAAGGGCGAGCTCGGCTTTTACATCATTAGCGACGGGTCGCCAAAGCCGTTCCGCATGAAGGTGCGGGCACCTTCATTCGTCAACCTTCAGGCCCTTTTCGGGGTCACCAACGCCCGCTACCTGGCGGACATGATCGCCGTGCTCGGCAGCCTCGACCCCGTGATGGCAGAGGTGGACAAGTAGCAGGGATTTGGATGCGATGACCATGCGCGAAAAGATCGAAGAGGCGGCAGTGCGGTATCCCGACCGGCGCTCGGCGATCATGCCCGCACTACTGATCGCCCAGAAGGAACATGGCCATCTGCCTGGCCCGGTGTTGGAAGAGGTTGCCGACATTCTTGGGGTCGAGCGGATCTGGGTCTACGAACTGGCGACTTTCTACACCCATT is part of the Rhizobium jaguaris genome and encodes:
- the nuoD gene encoding NADH dehydrogenase (quinone) subunit D; translated protein: MTEVTELDRPEGEALNTREVLLNLGPQHPSTHGVLRLVLELDGELVERVDPHIGYLHRGTEKLAESFTYTQIFPLTDRLDYLCPPSNNLAFALAVEKLLGIEAPLRAQYIRVMMAELARISGHLLITGALPMDLGAMTALLYAMREREMIMDLMEMITGARMHTSFCRVGGVREDLPDGFLPKIREFCDIFPSRIRDYERLLEDNRVFLKRTKGVGVISGDDAVDLGLSGPNLRASGVDWDIRRDEPYEIYDRLDFNVITRKEGDCYARWQCRVDEMRESMKIIEQCIEQMPEGRFLIDMPTIAFPLDKDRVHCSMEALIQHFDLSAYGFNVPKGEVYSAIEAPKGELGFYIISDGSPKPFRMKVRAPSFVNLQALFGVTNARYLADMIAVLGSLDPVMAEVDK